GTCTGGCCTTAGGCGATGACACGGCTGCCGGGTTGGGTTTGAACGTCCCGCATGCCCGCCTACTACTCACAGTTGTGGGTGTGCTGCTCGCTGCGCTCCCCACGGCTGCGGCTGGCCCCATTGCCTTCGTGGCATTCCTTTCCGGGCCCATTGCAAAGAGGCTCAACGGCGGAGTTGCCAATCTTTCCCTGTCAGCCCTGGTCGGTGCGGGCATTGTGCTCGCCGCAAACTTTGCCGCAGTCAACGCCATTCCCGGAACATCGCTACCGGTCGGCGTGGTCACAGGGGCGTTGGGTGCGCCGTTCCTGCTCTGGCTGCTCATCACATCCAATCGTGCCAATCAAGGAGGCTGAGATGACCAAAAGCGCATCGAATCCCGCCGCAGAACTATCCGCCCGTGAGCTGTCATTGGGCTATGGCGAACGCTCCATCGTAGAAAATCTGAACGTTGAGCTACCCGCCGGCAAAATCACCATCATTGTTGGTGCCAACGCCTGCGGTAAATCCACCCTGCTGCGCGGTCTGGCCAGGCTGCTCAAGCCAAGCGCCGGCGTCGTACACCTCAACGGGGAGGACATCCACAAGGTCCCCACCCGCGAATTAGCCCGCCAGTTAGGCATCCTTCCGCAAAGTCCCACCGCGCCGGACGGCATTAGCGTGGCAGATCTTGTGGGCCGCGGTCGCAGTCCGCACCAGGGCTGGTTCCGGCAGTGGACCCCGGCCGACGACGATGCCGTGGCCGCCGCGCTGAATGTCACCGGCACACAGGAGCTAGCCGACCGGAGTATTGATGAGCTTTCCGGTGGGCAACGCCAACGAGTCTGGGTAGCCATGGCGCTGGCCCAGGAGACCAAGGTTTTGTTGCTTGATGAACCCACAACGTATTTGGATTTGGCGCACCAAGTAGAGGTTTTGGATGTGGTGTCAGAGCTGAACGCCCGCCGGGGCATCACCGTAGCGATCGTGCTGCATGATTTAAATTTGGCCGCACGCTATGCCGATCACCTGATTGCCATGAAATCCGGCGCCATTGTGGCCCAAGGTCCACCCGGGGAGATCCTGAACGCTGAGCTGGTGTACAAGGTGTTCGGACTGGACTCGGTGGTGGTCCCGGACCCTGTAGTGGGCACTCCGATGGTGGTTCCCATAGGGCGCCGTGCTGCAGCGTTGGCTGATAAAGCGGCAACCCTATTATCTAATGCCGGTGTGGGACGCGTTCCCGCCGTAGAAGGAGTTCAGGTATGAGTGCGGCAATTCTGGCAGCGACCTCCATGCAGGAACCTCTGGTTGCGGACCCTATCAAGCCCATGCGGTCATTTGATTTACGGGTCAGTGCCGTTCAGCGGTTGAGCGAGCACTTCCGCCGTATCACCTTAGTTGGTGACGACCTTGCACTCTTTGGCTCCAATGCTGCCGGTGAGACCCTGGATTTGCGTGTCAAGGTCATGATCCCCTCACCGGGCCACGCGCTGCCTGAGCTGAACAACATCCGTGGCTCTTTGCAGGATGACTGGTACCGGAATTGGCTTGCCTTGGATGAGGCGGTGCGGGGAGTG
This genomic window from Arthrobacter sp. TMP15 contains:
- a CDS encoding ABC transporter ATP-binding protein — translated: MTKSASNPAAELSARELSLGYGERSIVENLNVELPAGKITIIVGANACGKSTLLRGLARLLKPSAGVVHLNGEDIHKVPTRELARQLGILPQSPTAPDGISVADLVGRGRSPHQGWFRQWTPADDDAVAAALNVTGTQELADRSIDELSGGQRQRVWVAMALAQETKVLLLDEPTTYLDLAHQVEVLDVVSELNARRGITVAIVLHDLNLAARYADHLIAMKSGAIVAQGPPGEILNAELVYKVFGLDSVVVPDPVVGTPMVVPIGRRAAALADKAATLLSNAGVGRVPAVEGVQV